One Pseudomonas fluorescens genomic region harbors:
- a CDS encoding spermidine synthase, whose product MKRFVLLDTTPIPESGGALCLFEYGEDFVIKIQGGDGGQLMNTRMHGSEDALAEIPCRKVAGRDNSRVLIGGLGMGFTLASALKHLGKNAEVVVAELVPGVVEWNRGPLGEKSGRPLLDPRTVIRQEDVAKVLQSEPNGFDAIMLDVDNGPEGLTQKANSWLYSAAGLNACAKALRPKGVLAVWSASADRQFSDKLKKAGFKAEEVQVFAHGNKGTRHTIWIAEKLKG is encoded by the coding sequence ATGAAACGTTTCGTTCTGCTCGACACCACCCCGATCCCTGAAAGCGGCGGTGCCCTGTGCCTGTTCGAGTATGGCGAGGACTTCGTCATCAAAATCCAGGGCGGCGACGGCGGGCAGTTGATGAACACGCGCATGCACGGATCCGAGGACGCGCTGGCCGAGATTCCCTGCCGCAAGGTTGCCGGGCGAGACAACTCACGGGTTTTGATCGGCGGTTTGGGCATGGGCTTCACCCTCGCGTCGGCGCTCAAGCATCTGGGCAAAAATGCCGAAGTGGTGGTCGCCGAACTGGTGCCCGGCGTGGTCGAGTGGAACCGCGGCCCGCTCGGCGAGAAGTCCGGCCGGCCGCTGCTCGATCCGCGCACGGTGATTCGCCAGGAAGACGTAGCCAAGGTTCTGCAAAGCGAGCCGAACGGTTTCGATGCGATCATGCTCGATGTCGACAACGGTCCCGAAGGCCTGACACAGAAAGCCAATAGCTGGCTGTATTCTGCCGCTGGTCTGAATGCCTGCGCCAAAGCCCTGCGGCCCAAAGGCGTGCTGGCGGTGTGGTCGGCCAGCGCCGATCGGCAGTTTTCCGACAAATTGAAGAAGGCCGGCTTCAAAGCCGAAGAAGTACAGGTCTTCGCCCACGGCAACAAGGGCACGCGCCATACGATCTGGATTGCCGAGAAGCTCAAAGGCTGA
- a CDS encoding Crp/Fnr family transcriptional regulator → MSEPTFLNNEIRDWLMDCGLFDQLQLADFAAASGYFSISTVAEGEAIFHEGDAGSFMCIIHTGQVAVQKTSADGQVITMATLRSGRAFGEMAVLDGERRSATCIAASNCQLLNLGKDSLEKMLNDAPKIAAKIIRALAVSLSKRLRMADGQLAAQQV, encoded by the coding sequence ATGTCAGAACCGACCTTCCTCAATAACGAAATCCGCGACTGGCTGATGGACTGTGGCCTGTTCGATCAATTGCAGCTGGCCGACTTTGCCGCCGCTTCGGGCTACTTCAGCATCAGCACCGTCGCTGAAGGCGAAGCGATTTTCCATGAGGGCGATGCCGGCAGCTTCATGTGCATCATTCATACCGGTCAGGTCGCCGTACAGAAAACCAGCGCCGATGGCCAGGTCATCACCATGGCGACCCTGCGCAGTGGCCGCGCTTTCGGGGAAATGGCCGTGCTCGATGGCGAACGCCGTTCGGCCACCTGCATCGCCGCGAGCAACTGTCAGTTGCTGAATCTGGGCAAGGACTCGCTGGAAAAAATGCTCAACGATGCGCCGAAAATCGCCGCGAAGATCATCCGCGCCCTCGCCGTCTCGCTGTCCAAACGTCTGCGCATGGCCGACGGTCAACTGGCAGCGCAGCAGGTTTAA
- a CDS encoding S9 family peptidase, protein MPESAHISSAPIAHKAPGADPYAWLQERDTDAVLDYLKAENAWQEAQTADQAPLRESLFEEIKGRILETDLSLPSPWGPYLYYTRTTAGDEYARHYRCPRPADDSLTLDESREQLLLDPNALANGGFFSLGAFSISPDHQRLAYSVDASGDEIYTLFVKELSNDKVSELVFEDCDGSMTWANDSLTLFFGVLDDTHRPHKLLRYRLDGTAAEEVFHETDGRFFLHCYRSSSEQQLLLVLGSKTTSEVWALDANQPHLPFACLAPRVEDHEYDVDHGLLDGVWTWFIRTNRDGINFALYQAPDTGTAPTEAEWQNLIPHSDEVMLDGVSLNAEAMTLSLREGGLPIIEVHPHGLASYRVQLPDAAYSLYVQNSLEFESDRIRLRYEALNRPAQVRQLMLASGEQAVLKETPVLGPFDADAYVSQRLWATAPDGTQVPISLVMKREMVGQPVPLYLYGYGAYGSSLDPWFSHARLSLLDRGMAFAIAHVRGGGELGEAWYRAGKQEHKHNTFSDFIACAEFLILNGITTAEKLAISGGSAGGLLIGAVLNQRPDLFGVAIAEVPFVDVLNTMLDPELPLTVTEYDEWGNPEEPEVYDRIKAYAPYENVTAQHYPPMLVIAGYNDSRVQYWEAAKWVAKLRATKTDDNVLLLKTELGAGHGGMSGRYQGLRDVALEYAFVFKVLGIA, encoded by the coding sequence ATGCCCGAATCCGCCCACATCAGCAGCGCTCCGATTGCCCACAAGGCGCCTGGCGCCGATCCGTATGCCTGGCTGCAGGAGCGCGACACCGACGCAGTGCTCGATTACCTCAAGGCCGAAAACGCCTGGCAAGAAGCGCAAACCGCCGATCAGGCGCCCTTGCGCGAAAGCCTGTTCGAAGAGATCAAAGGGCGGATTCTCGAAACTGACCTGTCCCTGCCCTCGCCGTGGGGACCGTATCTGTATTACACGCGCACCACCGCTGGCGACGAATATGCGCGGCATTACCGCTGCCCGCGTCCGGCGGACGACAGCCTGACCCTCGACGAAAGCCGCGAACAACTGCTGCTCGACCCGAACGCGCTGGCCAATGGCGGTTTCTTTTCGCTGGGCGCGTTCAGCATCAGCCCCGATCACCAACGTCTGGCCTACAGCGTCGATGCCTCCGGCGACGAAATCTATACGCTCTTCGTCAAGGAACTGTCCAACGACAAGGTCAGCGAACTGGTATTCGAAGACTGCGACGGCAGCATGACTTGGGCGAACGACAGCCTGACGCTGTTCTTTGGCGTGCTCGACGACACTCATCGTCCGCACAAACTGCTGCGCTACCGCCTCGATGGCACCGCGGCTGAAGAAGTCTTCCACGAAACCGACGGGCGTTTCTTCCTGCATTGCTACCGGTCCAGTTCCGAGCAGCAATTGCTGCTGGTGCTGGGCAGCAAGACCACCAGCGAAGTCTGGGCGCTGGACGCCAACCAGCCGCACTTGCCGTTCGCGTGCCTGGCGCCGCGGGTCGAAGACCATGAATACGATGTCGATCACGGTCTGCTCGATGGCGTCTGGACCTGGTTTATCCGCACCAACCGCGACGGCATCAACTTCGCGCTGTATCAGGCCCCGGACACCGGCACCGCGCCAACCGAAGCCGAGTGGCAAAACCTCATCCCGCACAGCGACGAAGTGATGCTCGACGGCGTGAGCCTCAACGCCGAGGCCATGACCTTGAGCCTGCGCGAAGGTGGCTTGCCGATCATCGAAGTTCACCCGCACGGTCTTGCGTCGTATCGCGTGCAGTTGCCGGATGCGGCCTACAGCCTGTATGTGCAAAACAGCCTGGAATTTGAAAGCGACCGCATTCGATTACGCTATGAAGCATTGAATCGTCCGGCCCAGGTGCGCCAGCTGATGCTCGCCAGCGGCGAACAGGCTGTCCTCAAGGAAACTCCGGTACTCGGTCCGTTCGACGCCGACGCCTATGTCAGTCAGCGCCTGTGGGCAACCGCGCCAGACGGCACGCAGGTGCCGATCAGTCTGGTGATGAAGCGCGAAATGGTCGGCCAACCGGTGCCGCTGTATCTGTACGGTTACGGCGCGTATGGCTCCAGCCTCGACCCGTGGTTTTCCCACGCACGCCTGAGCCTGCTCGACCGCGGCATGGCCTTCGCCATCGCCCACGTACGCGGCGGCGGCGAACTCGGTGAAGCCTGGTATCGCGCCGGCAAGCAGGAACACAAGCACAACACCTTCAGCGACTTCATCGCCTGCGCCGAATTCCTCATTCTCAACGGCATCACCACGGCGGAAAAACTGGCGATCAGCGGTGGCAGCGCCGGCGGTTTGCTGATCGGCGCGGTGCTCAACCAGCGGCCGGATCTGTTCGGCGTGGCGATCGCCGAGGTGCCGTTCGTCGATGTGCTCAACACCATGCTCGATCCGGAGCTGCCGCTGACCGTCACCGAATACGACGAATGGGGTAACCCGGAAGAGCCAGAGGTTTATGATCGGATCAAGGCTTATGCGCCGTACGAAAACGTTACTGCGCAGCACTATCCACCGATGCTGGTGATTGCCGGCTACAACGATAGCCGCGTGCAATATTGGGAAGCGGCCAAGTGGGTAGCGAAATTGCGCGCCACCAAGACCGACGACAACGTGCTGCTGCTCAAGACCGAACTGGGCGCCGGACATGGCGGCATGAGTGGGCGTTATCAGGGATTACGTGACGTAGCGCTCGAATATGCATTCGTGTTCAAGGTTTTGGGTATTGCCTGA
- a CDS encoding MFS transporter: MDTMTENDYLIAWGLYAFAAVGCLLVGMRLTRWMWRWLREPLRVLMAVLLFSPTIIDPVKAKVAPSIAITALDLAFKVGNNAWRAVSDLFMYGMIAFGIYLVFVLIRFPIERASRARREQSEAAKAAARADDRDDDQPFGGAGDDRYGRPPVPNNPQRMRVEPRL, encoded by the coding sequence ATGGACACCATGACCGAGAACGACTATCTGATCGCCTGGGGCCTCTACGCCTTTGCCGCTGTGGGCTGCCTGTTGGTGGGGATGCGCCTGACGCGCTGGATGTGGCGCTGGTTGCGCGAGCCACTGCGCGTGCTGATGGCGGTGTTGCTGTTCAGCCCGACCATCATTGACCCGGTGAAAGCCAAGGTCGCGCCGTCCATCGCCATCACCGCGCTGGACCTGGCCTTCAAGGTCGGCAACAACGCCTGGCGAGCGGTCTCCGATCTGTTCATGTACGGCATGATCGCGTTCGGTATCTACCTGGTTTTCGTATTGATCCGTTTCCCGATCGAACGCGCCTCCCGCGCTCGTCGCGAGCAATCGGAGGCCGCCAAAGCCGCGGCCCGCGCCGATGATCGCGACGACGATCAGCCATTCGGCGGTGCTGGCGACGACCGTTATGGTCGCCCGCCGGTGCCGAATAACCCGCAGCGCATGCGGGTTGAGCCGCGTCTGTAA
- a CDS encoding class II glutamine amidotransferase, with protein MCELLGMSANVPTDIVFSFTGLMQRGGRTGPHRDGWGIAFYEGRGLRLFQDPAASSESEVANLVQRYPIKSEVVIGHIRQANVGKVSLSNTHPFVRELWGRNWCFAHNGQLADFTPIKSFYRPVGDTDSEAAFCDLLNRVRAAFPEPVEVETLLPDLVAACAEYRSKGVFNCLLSDGDWLFCYCSTKLAQITRRAPFGPARLKDVDVIVDFQAETTPNDVVTVIATEPLTENETWTRYEPGQWSLWRRGECVSQGKTE; from the coding sequence ATGTGTGAATTACTGGGCATGAGTGCCAACGTGCCGACCGATATCGTGTTCAGCTTCACCGGCCTGATGCAGCGCGGCGGCCGCACGGGCCCGCACCGCGACGGCTGGGGCATCGCCTTCTATGAGGGCCGTGGCTTGCGCCTGTTCCAGGATCCGGCCGCCAGCAGTGAATCGGAAGTGGCCAATCTGGTGCAGCGCTACCCGATCAAGAGCGAGGTGGTGATCGGCCACATCCGTCAGGCCAACGTCGGCAAGGTCAGCCTGTCCAACACCCACCCGTTCGTCCGCGAACTGTGGGGCCGCAACTGGTGCTTCGCGCATAACGGCCAGCTTGCCGATTTCACCCCGATCAAGAGTTTCTACCGCCCGGTCGGCGATACCGACAGCGAGGCGGCGTTCTGCGATCTGCTCAACCGCGTCCGTGCAGCTTTTCCGGAGCCGGTCGAGGTCGAAACGCTGTTGCCGGATCTGGTCGCGGCCTGCGCCGAATACCGCAGCAAAGGCGTGTTCAACTGCCTGCTCAGCGACGGTGACTGGCTGTTCTGCTATTGCTCGACCAAACTGGCACAGATCACCCGGCGCGCACCGTTCGGCCCGGCGCGGCTCAAGGATGTCGATGTGATTGTCGATTTCCAGGCCGAAACCACACCCAACGACGTGGTCACCGTGATCGCCACCGAACCGTTGACCGAAAACGAAACCTGGACCCGCTACGAACCGGGCCAATGGAGCCTGTGGCGACGCGGCGAATGCGTCAGCCAGGGCAAGACCGAATAA
- a CDS encoding DUF2937 family protein produces the protein MLLSYLRLVLFAAGLLIGVQVPGFINDYAKRVEAHLIEAQTGLRGFQGTADQFFKGDMQALVAHYRASEDPIFRSDADSLNTLLTRQVALDKQFQAMQGPWYIRFLQVVLAADPDIRKETWNGYSYQILLTPEAMIWGMSGALLLSFGLECLFRLIDWVVLGGKRLRQSRPIEDRDVRGL, from the coding sequence ATGTTGCTCAGTTATCTACGGCTGGTGTTGTTTGCGGCGGGCCTGTTGATCGGTGTCCAGGTGCCGGGGTTCATCAATGACTACGCGAAACGCGTCGAGGCGCATCTGATCGAGGCGCAGACCGGGTTGCGCGGTTTTCAAGGCACTGCCGATCAGTTCTTCAAAGGCGATATGCAAGCGCTGGTCGCGCATTATCGTGCCAGCGAAGACCCGATATTTCGCAGCGATGCCGACAGCCTGAACACGTTGCTCACCCGTCAGGTTGCGCTGGATAAACAGTTCCAGGCGATGCAAGGGCCTTGGTACATCCGCTTCCTGCAAGTGGTGCTGGCTGCTGATCCGGATATCCGCAAGGAAACCTGGAACGGCTACAGCTATCAGATTTTGCTGACCCCGGAAGCGATGATCTGGGGCATGAGCGGCGCGTTGCTGTTGTCGTTCGGCCTCGAGTGCCTGTTCCGCCTGATTGACTGGGTAGTCCTCGGCGGCAAGCGTCTGCGCCAGAGCCGACCGATCGAAGATCGCGACGTGCGCGGCCTCTGA
- a CDS encoding LysR family transcriptional regulator — MNLKFLETFVWVARLKSFRLTADKLFTTQASISSRIAVLEGELGVKLFLRDSRGVSLTPEGLKVLDYAEQMLDTMAALKQSIETRSSKIGRVRIGVMDTVIHTWLSPLVAQMTDLYPRVEIELVADTALNLCDQLQKGFLDIILQTDLIRHESVRSLELASHPLGWIVASQSIYHRDYADLAELAQERIITYSKNSRPHQDLLALMQANGVLAPRLNCVNSVSAITRLLRDGFGIGVLPPVLVAEELARGDLILLNIEQRPPDLQVVVSWRIGVEWVEEIVTLCRQVLADYARKVGKGYVTLTH; from the coding sequence ATGAACCTGAAGTTTCTCGAGACCTTTGTCTGGGTCGCCCGACTGAAGAGTTTTCGCCTGACCGCCGACAAGCTGTTCACCACCCAGGCGTCGATCTCCAGCCGCATCGCGGTGCTCGAAGGTGAGCTTGGGGTGAAGCTGTTTTTGCGTGATTCGCGTGGCGTGAGCCTGACGCCCGAAGGCTTGAAAGTGCTCGACTACGCCGAGCAGATGCTCGACACCATGGCCGCGCTGAAACAATCGATCGAGACCCGTTCGAGCAAGATCGGCCGGGTGCGCATCGGTGTGATGGACACGGTGATCCACACCTGGCTCAGCCCGTTGGTGGCGCAGATGACCGATTTGTATCCGCGGGTCGAAATCGAATTGGTCGCGGACACCGCACTGAACCTCTGCGATCAACTGCAAAAAGGCTTTCTCGACATCATTCTGCAAACTGATCTGATCCGCCACGAAAGCGTGCGCAGCCTGGAACTGGCCAGCCATCCGCTGGGCTGGATCGTCGCCAGCCAGTCGATCTACCACCGCGACTACGCCGACCTCGCCGAACTGGCGCAGGAACGCATCATCACTTATTCGAAAAACTCCCGGCCGCATCAGGACTTGCTGGCGTTGATGCAGGCCAATGGCGTGCTGGCACCACGTTTGAATTGCGTGAATTCGGTGTCGGCGATCACGCGGTTACTGCGCGACGGATTTGGTATCGGTGTGCTGCCGCCGGTGCTGGTGGCCGAAGAACTGGCGCGCGGGGATTTGATCCTGCTGAATATCGAACAGCGACCGCCAGATTTGCAGGTGGTGGTGTCGTGGCGGATCGGGGTTGAGTGGGTCGAGGAGATAGTGACGTTGTGTCGGCAGGTGTTGGCGGACTATGCACGCAAGGTGGGAAAGGGTTACGTCACCCTCACACACTGA
- a CDS encoding MFS transporter, which yields MSAPDTLPLSTSAARPGPFDWYRNINQQERRTFWSCKIGYGLDGMDTQMLSFVVPTLIAMWGITTGEAGLIHTSTLIASAIGGWVAGILSDRIGRVRTLQLTVLWFAFFTFLCGFAQNYEQLLIARTLMGFGFGGEWTAGAVLIGEVIRAKDRGKAVGMVQSGWALGWGLTAILYAVLFSLLPPEDAWRALFILGIVPAIFVIFVRRLVKDPEIYREAKAAQTPENPAKFYEIFAPGMLFTTFRASLLTTGALGGYYAITSWLPTFLKNERGLSVLGTGGYLAMVIVGSYVGYVISAYLTDLLGRKKNFILFAVGSFTIVLLYTQMPVSNGVMLWLGFPLGFFASGIFSGMGAFLTELFPTRIRGSGQGFCYNIGRALAALFPLLIGLLSQKVPLSVGIGAFAAVSYGVVILAALSLPETRGKQLDAH from the coding sequence ATGAGTGCTCCCGACACCCTCCCGTTATCCACGTCTGCGGCACGTCCGGGGCCGTTCGACTGGTATCGCAATATCAATCAGCAGGAGCGCCGCACGTTCTGGAGTTGCAAGATTGGCTACGGCCTCGATGGCATGGACACGCAAATGCTCAGCTTTGTCGTGCCGACCCTGATCGCGATGTGGGGCATCACCACGGGCGAAGCGGGGCTGATTCACACCAGCACCTTGATCGCCTCGGCCATTGGCGGCTGGGTCGCCGGGATTCTCTCTGACCGCATCGGTCGCGTACGCACCTTGCAACTCACTGTACTGTGGTTCGCCTTCTTCACTTTTCTTTGTGGCTTTGCGCAAAACTACGAACAGTTGCTGATTGCCCGCACCCTGATGGGCTTTGGTTTCGGCGGCGAATGGACCGCGGGCGCGGTGTTGATCGGCGAGGTTATCCGCGCCAAAGACCGCGGCAAAGCGGTGGGCATGGTGCAGTCCGGCTGGGCGTTGGGCTGGGGCCTGACGGCGATTCTCTATGCCGTGCTGTTTTCACTGTTGCCACCGGAAGACGCCTGGCGCGCACTGTTCATCCTCGGCATCGTACCGGCGATTTTCGTGATTTTTGTGCGGCGTCTGGTGAAAGACCCAGAGATCTACCGCGAGGCTAAAGCGGCGCAAACGCCGGAGAACCCAGCGAAGTTCTATGAGATTTTTGCGCCGGGCATGCTCTTCACCACGTTCCGCGCGTCGTTGCTGACCACCGGTGCGCTGGGCGGTTACTACGCAATCACTTCCTGGCTGCCGACCTTTTTGAAAAACGAGCGCGGCTTGAGTGTGCTCGGCACTGGCGGCTATCTGGCGATGGTAATTGTCGGTTCTTACGTCGGCTATGTGATCAGCGCCTATCTGACTGACCTGCTGGGGCGCAAGAAGAACTTCATCCTGTTCGCGGTCGGCTCGTTCACCATCGTTCTGCTTTATACGCAGATGCCGGTGAGCAATGGCGTGATGTTGTGGCTGGGCTTCCCGCTGGGCTTTTTCGCTTCGGGGATTTTCAGCGGTATGGGCGCGTTTCTCACTGAGCTGTTTCCCACGCGGATTCGTGGTTCGGGGCAGGGCTTTTGCTACAACATCGGCCGCGCACTGGCGGCACTGTTTCCGCTGTTGATCGGCCTGCTCAGCCAGAAAGTGCCGTTGAGCGTAGGTATCGGCGCGTTCGCTGCGGTGTCGTATGGCGTGGTGATTCTTGCGGCGCTGAGCCTGCCGGAAACCCGTGGCAAGCAACTCGACGCGCACTAA